In Arachis hypogaea cultivar Tifrunner chromosome 17, arahy.Tifrunner.gnm2.J5K5, whole genome shotgun sequence, a single window of DNA contains:
- the LOC112767210 gene encoding small RNA-binding protein 11, chloroplastic, which produces MESLRQIWCQQHRSLSQLLFLRSISSKIFVKGLAFSTTKEKLAEAFSEYGNVLNADIVLNKAKNRSKGFGYVTFAKEEEARKAQMAMNGNILHGRVLYVDMEPHKKPEKSSFDKATADG; this is translated from the exons ATGGAGAGTCTGCGGCAAATATGGTGTCAACAGCACCGCTCTCTTTCTCAGCTTCTTTTCCTCCGATCAATTTCTTCCAAGATTTTTGTCAAAG GATTAGCATTTTCTACCACGAAAGAGAAATTAGCTGAAGCCTTTTCAGAATATGGCAATGTCCTAAATG CTGATATAGTACTGAACAAAGCCAAAAACAGATCTAAGGGTTTCGGATACGTGACCTTTGCTAAGGAGGAAGAAGCCCGCAAGGCACAGATGGCCATGAATGGAAAT ataTTGCATGGGCGTGTTCTGTATGTGGATATGGAACCACATAAGAAACCAGAAAAATCATCTTTTGACAAGGCAACTGCTGATGGTTGA